In Plectropomus leopardus isolate mb unplaced genomic scaffold, YSFRI_Pleo_2.0 unplaced_scaffold27108, whole genome shotgun sequence, the DNA window CTACGGAGATAGGGACGGAGTTCCCTACGTCGCTCACCTGACGTGTCGAGGTTGGTGTTTTTCCTCctgcactgactttttttttttttacataatgacGCTTCTGTCCGAGTGAGAAGCAAAACTTTCATTCACGGGATCATACACCCAACCAaggtttggaaaagtcatgaatgAACggtgtcgttttttttttctttgaataaatCAGGAAGGAtaataaaaatggccaaaagttttaaaggggaaaaaattgccaaagattttctttataaatagccaaaaaaatcaatttcctcCATTGCTCAGCTTCAGATCCTACATTCGTGTTTTCAAAGACATGATGTAAACTGTACAGCTGGGAGTCGCTGATTCCAGTTTGCATCAGacaatttcatttataatgatgattatttttttatttgcattaattcttttctttttcagtttcaagaaacatattatcattattattgttattattcttcttcttttttctggAAAACACTTGAACGAAGATATTCATCTAAATCACCTGATggcgtcattttttcaaattaaaagcacttGTAATGAGTTTGTTTATCAGATTCAGACGCCAAGCTGCCGCTCTTTGGCCGAGctctgaggtcagaggtcaaactgGATCCCCTGGAGCTGCTGGGTAACAAATACAAGGTCAGCAAacgcagaaaacaaaaaatctgacaaaatacAGAGAATGATTGTTCGCAGTGAAAACGATAACGTCTTTGTGCTGTGGACGGATTTCTGCAGGTCAACAACATGTTGGACGATTCGTTCTCGGCCCGAGACTTCCACGCTGTGGTGAAGCCCGCCATTGATGACCTGATGGGGCGCGAGGTGACGTTTGACATCCTGTTTCATAACAGCGAGCATCAGGCGACGCTCTTCAGATACGGAGTCAAGAAGTCGGAGCAGGTCAGTGGACTGAGGATGTCTGCTGTTGTTT includes these proteins:
- the plaat1l gene encoding phospholipase A and acyltransferase 2, translating into CLISLQKHSQPKLFPGDIVEYPRNKYFSHFAVYYGDRDGVPYVAHLTCRDSDAKLPLFGRALRSEVKLDPLELLGNKYKVNNMLDDSFSARDFHAVVKPAIDDLMGREVTFDILFHNSEHQATLFRYGVKKSEQVSGLRMSAVVYVQIINF